In Pleurocapsa sp. PCC 7319, the following are encoded in one genomic region:
- a CDS encoding DUF3134 family protein — MNKKYKNPALQQEPIGEPASIISPRENESLFRWIKSTGRFMPHQPDRFHDDKGTDELEDILDEDEETNAEE; from the coding sequence ATGAATAAAAAATACAAAAATCCTGCACTTCAACAAGAACCGATAGGCGAACCTGCATCGATTATTTCCCCCAGAGAAAATGAATCTCTTTTTAGATGGATTAAAAGTACTGGTCGATTTATGCCTCATCAACCAGATCGGTTTCATGATGATAAGGGGACAGATGAACTAGAAGATATTCTAGACGAAGATGAAGAAACAAATGCAGAAGAATAA
- a CDS encoding alanine/ornithine racemase family PLP-dependent enzyme — MKAFMPRIEIILSQIQHNTRMLCELYGEQGISIMGVSKAVLGEPLIAEAMIRGGVKFIADSRLENIQRMINARVSTQFVLLRTAPSQAESIVENVDISLNTEIDTLEKLNYYASSQNKIHQIILMVEMGDLREGILPHDIFLFIKKVLNLPHLKIIGLGCNLACYGGIKPDNQKMLQLSELTDAIEKKFQINLSLISGGNSANYKWYQSTKEVGRINNLRLGESILLGCETVNGQTIPELHTNAFKLIAEVIESKVKPSLPFGEICQDAFGNIPIFRDRGRHRRAIIALGKQDTLISGLSPNQDLEILGASSDHVVLDCKNSDLKVGVGVNFNLDYGGLLTAMTSPFIKKQFIT; from the coding sequence ATGAAAGCGTTTATGCCTAGAATAGAAATTATCCTATCTCAAATACAGCATAATACTCGGATGTTGTGCGAACTTTACGGAGAACAGGGTATTTCCATAATGGGAGTCTCTAAAGCAGTCTTGGGAGAACCTTTAATTGCCGAAGCAATGATTCGAGGAGGAGTCAAGTTTATTGCCGACTCTCGTTTGGAAAATATTCAAAGGATGATCAATGCGAGAGTATCAACTCAGTTTGTATTACTCCGCACTGCCCCAAGTCAAGCAGAATCGATTGTTGAAAATGTAGATATTAGCCTCAATACAGAAATTGATACCCTTGAAAAGCTTAACTATTATGCATCTTCGCAAAATAAAATTCATCAGATAATTTTAATGGTGGAAATGGGTGACTTGCGAGAGGGGATACTGCCCCATGATATTTTCCTCTTCATTAAAAAAGTTCTTAACTTACCTCATCTCAAAATTATCGGACTCGGTTGTAATTTGGCTTGTTATGGGGGTATTAAGCCTGACAATCAAAAAATGCTGCAATTGTCGGAATTAACCGACGCGATCGAAAAGAAATTTCAAATTAACTTGTCCCTAATTTCTGGGGGGAACTCGGCTAACTATAAATGGTACCAATCTACAAAGGAAGTTGGACGAATTAATAATCTGCGTTTGGGAGAATCAATTCTTTTAGGCTGTGAAACTGTCAACGGTCAAACTATTCCAGAATTACATACCAATGCTTTTAAATTGATTGCCGAAGTTATCGAATCAAAAGTAAAGCCTTCTCTGCCCTTTGGAGAAATTTGTCAGGATGCTTTCGGTAATATTCCCATTTTCCGCGATCGCGGTAGGCACAGAAGAGCAATTATTGCTTTAGGAAAGCAGGATACTCTGATATCTGGTTTAAGTCCGAATCAAGATCTGGAAATATTAGGAGCTAGTAGCGATCATGTGGTTCTCGACTGCAAAAATTCTGATTTAAAAGTCGGAGTAGGAGTAAATTTCAACCTAGATTATGGCGGTCTTTTAACGGCAATGACTTCACCTTTTATTAAAAAGCAATTTATTACATGA